DNA from Pleomorphomonas sp. T1.2MG-36:
AAGCCGCGCCTCGTGATCCTCAATATCGAGGATTACCAGAAGCTGCTGAAGCGCTCTGACACCCGGTCGGTCGGAACGATCGAGACCATGCCGGATGATCTCTTGAGCGAGTTCGAGACGGCGGTCGAAGCCTATGCGCGCGAAGACGAGCCCTCGCGGTCATGAGCTTCGAACAGCTCCAGACCGGTGTCGTCCTTCGCTATGCTTATCTCTGGGCGCGCCAAGCCAAGGCGGGTGAGACGGAGGGACGCAAAGACCGACCCGTCGCGGTCGGCGTTCGACTCGCCCGCAAGAGCGGTGATCTGATCCTGTTCTTTCCCATCACGTCCAAGGAGCCGGAAGCGTCCCGGTTCGCCGCCGAGATTCCGCCCATCGAAAAGCGCCGGGCAGGCCTCGATGCCGACATGCGCCTCTGGCTTATCCTCGACGAGTACAACACTGACATCATCGGCCAGTCCTTCTACCTGGAGCCGGCGCCGCCGCTCGGCAGCTTCAGCAAGGCATTCTTTCTGCCCTTGCTGCGTGCCTTCGTGGCGCGCCGCAAGATGACGACCGAGGTCAACAGGTTTAGGTGAGGCACTCGCGATAACCGCGGCTCGCCTTCTGGCGCTGGATCCTGGCAAACTGCGCCAGCGCCTCGTCCTCGTGCGAGAAGCTCATTGCCCTCATCTGGCCGCGCGTGCCGATGCGGCCCCAGCGCCGTGTCAGGCAGACATCGCCGAACAGCGTTGGCTCGATCGACAGCGCGTAGAAGCGCGCCATGTTGCGGGTGGAATCTCGGCGTTCGATGTAGAGATGGCGAGGAGCGGCGGTCATGGCGGCAAGGATCGCCAATCGACGCCATCGCGTCCAACGACAGTTTTGAATCGATGGGGTGACGTCGATTCATGGCCGTGATGGGTCGCGAGTTCCATCAGGCGGTGCTCGACCGGGAGGCATAAAAGGCTATTCCTTCGGGCTCACCGTCACTCTCTCTCGAACCTGTTCTCTCTCACGCAAGCCCGCATGTCATC
Protein-coding regions in this window:
- a CDS encoding type II toxin-antitoxin system prevent-host-death family antitoxin; amino-acid sequence: MQPADTSSYTTSDLSRKSGDIIAEALRRPVTITQRNKPRLVILNIEDYQKLLKRSDTRSVGTIETMPDDLLSEFETAVEAYAREDEPSRS
- a CDS encoding WGR domain-containing protein; the encoded protein is MAILAAMTAAPRHLYIERRDSTRNMARFYALSIEPTLFGDVCLTRRWGRIGTRGQMRAMSFSHEDEALAQFARIQRQKASRGYRECLT